One Thauera sp. K11 DNA window includes the following coding sequences:
- a CDS encoding LutB/LldF family L-lactate oxidation iron-sulfur protein — protein MSAPAPATSKGDARPIAFVSAQALRERMHEAVNDPHLRTSFRGAMDFLMAKRAAQFPDESELASLRTLSEAIRQYSLSKLPDLLEQLEANLTRNGVQVHWAADAGEANAIMLGIARRHAAKSIVKGKSMVSEEIEFNHAMQAAGIEALESDMGEYIVQLAGEKPSHIIMPAIHKTKEQIARLFADKVPGVDYTDNVDALIQIGRQVLREKFEQADIGLSGVNFAVAETGTLCLVENEGNGRMCTTVPRVHMAITGIEKVVEKLEHVAPLFSILTRSATGQAISTYFNMISGPRKPDEKDGPEEVHLILLDNGRSQAYADEQLRKTLQCIRCGACMNHCPVYTRIGGHAYGTTYPGPIGKIVSPHMMGLEQTHLLPTVSTLCGACGEVCPVRIPIPELLVRLRGEAQSAPHANPAMAGQGAGYSALASFAWRAWARIYASPGNYRLFSWLASRLRALTPSRQSGWTAARTPLTPAPRRLRDMVRDRR, from the coding sequence ATGAGCGCCCCTGCTCCCGCCACCTCGAAGGGCGACGCCCGCCCCATCGCCTTCGTGTCGGCGCAGGCCCTGCGCGAACGCATGCACGAGGCGGTCAACGACCCGCACCTGCGCACGAGCTTCCGCGGCGCGATGGACTTCCTGATGGCCAAGCGCGCGGCGCAGTTCCCGGACGAATCCGAACTGGCCTCGCTGCGCACGCTGTCCGAGGCCATCCGCCAGTACAGCCTGTCGAAGCTGCCCGACCTGCTGGAGCAGCTCGAAGCCAACCTGACGCGCAACGGCGTGCAGGTGCACTGGGCGGCGGACGCCGGCGAAGCCAACGCGATCATGCTCGGCATCGCCCGCCGCCACGCGGCGAAGTCCATCGTCAAGGGCAAGTCGATGGTCAGCGAGGAGATCGAGTTCAACCACGCGATGCAGGCTGCCGGCATCGAGGCGCTGGAGTCGGACATGGGCGAATACATCGTCCAGCTCGCCGGCGAAAAGCCCTCGCACATCATCATGCCGGCGATCCACAAGACCAAGGAGCAGATCGCCCGCCTGTTCGCCGACAAGGTGCCCGGCGTCGACTACACCGACAACGTCGATGCGCTGATCCAGATCGGCCGCCAGGTGCTGCGCGAGAAGTTCGAGCAGGCCGACATCGGCCTGTCCGGCGTGAATTTCGCGGTCGCCGAGACCGGCACCCTGTGCCTGGTCGAGAACGAAGGCAACGGCCGCATGTGCACCACCGTGCCGCGGGTGCACATGGCGATCACCGGCATCGAGAAGGTCGTCGAAAAGCTCGAGCACGTCGCGCCGCTGTTCTCCATCCTGACCCGCTCGGCCACCGGACAGGCGATCTCCACCTACTTCAACATGATCTCCGGCCCGCGCAAGCCGGACGAGAAGGACGGCCCCGAAGAGGTGCACCTGATCCTGCTCGACAACGGCCGCAGCCAGGCTTATGCCGACGAACAGTTGCGCAAGACGCTGCAGTGCATCCGCTGCGGCGCCTGCATGAACCACTGCCCGGTCTATACCCGCATCGGCGGCCATGCCTACGGCACGACCTACCCCGGCCCGATCGGCAAGATCGTGTCGCCCCACATGATGGGCCTGGAACAGACCCACCTGCTGCCGACGGTCTCCACCCTGTGCGGCGCCTGCGGCGAGGTCTGCCCGGTCAGGATCCCCATCCCCGAGCTGCTGGTGCGCCTGCGCGGCGAAGCCCAGAGCGCGCCCCACGCGAATCCGGCGATGGCCGGCCAGGGCGCGGGCTACAGCGCGCTGGCCTCCTTCGCCTGGCGGGCGTGGGCGCGCATCTACGCCAGCCCGGGCAACTACCGGCTGTTCAGCTGGCTCGCGTCGCGCCTGCGCGCGCTCACGCCGTCCCGCCAGAGCGGGTGGACCGCCGCCCGCACGCCGCTCACGCCCGCGCCGCGAAGGCTGAGGGACATGGTGCGCGACCGCCGCTAG
- a CDS encoding LutC/YkgG family protein — protein MKQPPRSPRSLPQGGAPNGFGPGAREAGTTRDRILARLRASRPSQPLPAPVLDEHYAPRARNETLAGRVARFRAGIESFHAEVHLASEAGWPALLARLCAEKGVGSLLYGAGTPAGGRLDQSAFPATALRPWAGCVEDLKAELFHRIDAGFTQALGAIAETGTLIVWPSEAEPRTLSLVPPIHFALLDARSIHPTFFDAIRAGNWADGLPTNALLVSGPSKTADIQQTLAYGAHGPKELVVIVIEAEGEVR, from the coding sequence GTGAAACAGCCCCCACGCTCACCTCGTTCGCTGCCCCAAGGGGGGGCACCCAATGGCTTCGGGCCGGGCGCCAGGGAAGCGGGCACCACCCGCGACCGCATCCTGGCCAGACTGCGCGCCAGCCGCCCGTCCCAGCCCCTGCCCGCACCGGTGCTCGACGAGCACTACGCTCCGCGCGCGCGCAACGAAACGCTCGCCGGGCGCGTGGCGCGCTTCCGGGCCGGCATCGAGAGCTTCCACGCCGAAGTCCATCTCGCGAGCGAGGCCGGCTGGCCGGCGCTGCTCGCCCGCCTGTGCGCCGAGAAAGGCGTCGGCTCGCTGCTCTACGGCGCCGGCACGCCCGCCGGTGGCAGGCTCGACCAGTCCGCCTTCCCCGCCACCGCGCTGCGCCCGTGGGCGGGCTGCGTCGAAGACCTGAAGGCGGAACTCTTCCATCGCATCGACGCCGGCTTCACCCAGGCGCTGGGCGCGATCGCCGAGACCGGCACGCTGATCGTGTGGCCGTCCGAAGCGGAGCCGCGCACGCTGTCGCTGGTGCCGCCGATCCACTTCGCGCTGCTCGACGCCCGCAGCATCCATCCGACCTTCTTCGATGCGATCCGCGCCGGAAACTGGGCCGACGGCCTGCCCACCAACGCGCTGCTGGTCTCGGGCCCGTCCAAGACGGCCGACATCCAGCAGACGCTGGCCTACGGCGCCCACGGCCCGAAGGAACTGGTGGTGATCGTGATCGAGGCCGAAGGAGAGGTTCGATGA
- a CDS encoding (Fe-S)-binding protein: MSSPSNGTAQSSRTYPPRPAAVYFYATCLVDLFVPEAGMDAITLLEREGIRVIFPENQSCCGQPAFSSGFPEEARKVVAAQLDLFPEDHPVIVPSGSCAGMMRWHWEKIFAEDPAMRSRAAAVAARTYELAEFLVHVVGFQRRDEGEPITVTLHTSCSARREMGTHLVGRELLARLSNVTLAHHGHESECCGFGGSFSIKHPDVSTAMVSDKVAALKATGAHEVVTADCGCLLNITKRAEKEDLDAGRTRPSLPGEHLATFVLRRTGGQPSRRN; the protein is encoded by the coding sequence ATGAGCAGTCCTTCGAACGGTACCGCGCAGTCCTCGCGCACCTATCCGCCGCGGCCCGCGGCGGTCTATTTCTATGCCACCTGCCTGGTGGACCTGTTCGTGCCGGAAGCCGGCATGGACGCCATCACCCTGCTCGAGCGCGAAGGCATCCGCGTGATCTTTCCCGAGAACCAGTCGTGCTGCGGCCAGCCGGCGTTCTCCAGCGGCTTCCCCGAAGAGGCGCGCAAGGTCGTCGCTGCGCAGCTCGACCTGTTTCCGGAGGATCACCCCGTCATCGTGCCGTCCGGTTCCTGCGCCGGCATGATGCGCTGGCACTGGGAGAAGATCTTCGCCGAGGATCCCGCCATGCGCTCGCGGGCCGCCGCGGTGGCTGCGCGCACCTACGAACTCGCCGAGTTCCTGGTCCACGTGGTCGGCTTCCAGCGGCGCGACGAGGGCGAGCCGATCACCGTCACGCTGCACACCTCCTGTTCGGCGCGGCGCGAGATGGGCACCCACCTGGTCGGCCGCGAACTCCTCGCCCGCCTCTCCAACGTCACACTCGCCCACCACGGCCACGAATCCGAATGCTGCGGCTTCGGCGGCAGCTTCTCGATCAAGCACCCCGACGTCTCGACCGCGATGGTGAGCGACAAGGTGGCCGCGCTGAAGGCGACCGGCGCGCACGAGGTGGTGACGGCGGACTGCGGCTGCCTGCTCAACATCACCAAGCGCGCAGAGAAGGAAGACCTCGACGCCGGCCGCACCCGGCCCTCGCTGCCCGGCGAGCACCTCGCCACCTTCGTGCTGCGCCGCACCGGCGGCCAGCCCTCGCGGAGGAACTGA
- a CDS encoding FCD domain-containing protein — MNTGKIAVRRLSDTIAHELERRILDGALKPGDRLQPERELAAELGVSRPSLREAIQKLVSRGLLHSRQGGGTFVTDRLDSGFTDPWGEMLRQHPNLQADLLEFRGMLESEAAAMAAQRATDADIERIGEAFRRVEGLFAEGPSARVFEEQVKADFAFHQAIAEAAHNVMFGHLTASLFRVIHEHIDLNLRHLRRVEEDWLRLRDQHAAIWEAVRDRDAGGARAAVRRHIAFVEESMQARAQHAERESRALLIRRLERSEPQSAG; from the coding sequence ATGAATACAGGCAAGATCGCGGTCCGGCGCCTGTCCGACACCATCGCCCACGAACTCGAGCGCCGTATCCTCGACGGAGCGCTGAAACCGGGCGACCGGCTGCAGCCCGAGCGCGAACTCGCCGCCGAACTCGGCGTGTCGCGGCCCTCGCTGCGCGAAGCCATCCAGAAGCTGGTGTCGAGAGGGCTGCTGCACAGCCGCCAGGGCGGGGGCACCTTCGTGACCGACCGGCTGGACTCGGGCTTCACCGATCCGTGGGGCGAAATGCTGCGCCAGCATCCCAACCTGCAGGCCGACCTGCTCGAGTTCCGCGGCATGCTGGAGTCCGAGGCTGCGGCGATGGCGGCGCAGCGTGCGACCGATGCCGACATCGAGCGCATCGGCGAAGCCTTCAGGCGGGTGGAGGGCCTGTTTGCGGAAGGGCCGTCGGCGCGCGTCTTCGAGGAACAGGTGAAGGCCGACTTCGCCTTCCACCAGGCGATCGCCGAGGCCGCGCACAACGTGATGTTCGGCCATCTGACGGCGAGCCTGTTCCGCGTCATCCACGAGCACATCGACCTCAACCTGCGCCACCTGCGCCGCGTGGAAGAGGACTGGCTGCGCTTGCGCGACCAGCACGCGGCGATCTGGGAGGCCGTGCGCGACCGCGATGCCGGCGGCGCCAGGGCGGCGGTGCGCCGCCACATCGCCTTCGTCGAGGAGAGCATGCAGGCGCGTGCCCAGCACGCGGAGCGCGAATCGCGTGCGCTGCTGATCCGCAGGCTGGAGAGGTCCGAGCCGCAATCGGCGGGCTGA
- a CDS encoding tellurite resistance TerB family protein, with translation MSFGNIIGQILQQGMASQSPSRLEHTLGPSGLGGVGGGLGDLLGSVLGAGGGRAGGGLGDVLGAVLGGQGAGRSAGGGLGDLLGGLLGGGSAGGQAAAGTGGGLGDLLGGALGGGAARGSGSSNPLGGTGMAILATLAMAALKNWQDSRGAATAAGLTDAAAMAPGQFAEMTAPETEKLVLRAMISAAKADGQVDEDEIQRIVGRIGEDGVTPDEKQFVAEELRRPLDLQGLIDAVPNEAVAAQVYGASLLAIRLDTDAELAYLQQLARGLGLDAGTVARLHQLTGTQG, from the coding sequence ATGAGCTTCGGCAACATCATCGGCCAGATCCTGCAGCAAGGCATGGCCAGCCAGAGCCCTTCGCGGCTGGAACACACCTTGGGCCCGTCCGGTCTGGGCGGCGTCGGCGGCGGACTGGGCGATCTGCTCGGCTCCGTGCTCGGAGCGGGCGGCGGCCGGGCCGGCGGCGGCCTGGGCGACGTGCTGGGAGCCGTGCTCGGCGGACAGGGCGCGGGGCGGAGCGCGGGCGGCGGACTGGGAGACCTTCTCGGCGGCCTGCTGGGCGGCGGGTCGGCCGGCGGCCAGGCGGCCGCCGGCACGGGCGGCGGGCTGGGGGATCTGCTGGGCGGCGCGCTGGGCGGCGGCGCGGCGCGCGGGAGCGGAAGCAGCAACCCGCTCGGCGGCACCGGCATGGCCATCCTCGCCACGCTGGCGATGGCGGCATTGAAGAACTGGCAGGATTCGCGCGGCGCCGCCACCGCCGCCGGACTGACGGACGCCGCCGCGATGGCGCCGGGCCAGTTCGCCGAGATGACCGCGCCCGAGACCGAGAAACTGGTGCTGCGCGCGATGATTTCCGCCGCGAAGGCCGACGGCCAGGTCGACGAGGACGAGATCCAGCGCATCGTCGGCCGCATCGGCGAAGACGGCGTGACCCCGGACGAGAAGCAGTTCGTCGCCGAGGAACTGCGCCGCCCGCTGGACCTGCAGGGCCTGATCGACGCGGTGCCGAACGAGGCCGTCGCGGCTCAGGTGTATGGCGCGTCGCTCCTGGCCATCCGCCTCGACACCGACGCCGAACTCGCCTACCTGCAGCAACTCGCACGAGGGCTGGGGCTGGACGCGGGCACGGTTGCCCGCCTGCACCAGCTCACCGGCACCCAGGGCTGA
- the thrC gene encoding threonine synthase: MKYISTRGHAGQPANPEFCDILLGGLAPDGGLYLPERYPQVTRAELDAWRGLSYAGLAFEILSKFITDIPPADLEAICDKTYTAKVYCHVRKGDDASDITPVHWLEEGRFGLLELSNGPTLAFKDMAMQLLGNLFEYVLDRRDETINILGATSGDTGSAAEYAMRGKHGVRVFMLSPHGKMSAFQRAQMYSLQDDNIFNIAVTGMFDDAQDIVKAVSNDHAFKARHKIGAVNSINWARVAAQIVYYFKGYFAATKSNDEQVAFCVPSGNFGNICAGHIARRMGLPVAKLILATNENDVLDEFFRTGVYRPRKAAETHVTSSPSMDISKASNFERFVFDLVGRDPRRVAALWAEVEAGRAFDLSGTPEFARIADFAFVTGASSHADRLATIREVFERYGVMIDTHTADGVKVARQHAAEVPAGVPLLVLETALPVKFADTIVEALGREPERPADLEGIEKLPQRVEVMAPDVEAVKRFIAERV, from the coding sequence GTGAAGTACATCTCCACCCGAGGCCACGCCGGCCAGCCCGCCAACCCCGAGTTCTGCGACATCCTGCTGGGCGGCCTCGCGCCCGACGGCGGCCTGTACCTGCCCGAACGCTATCCGCAGGTGACGCGCGCCGAACTCGATGCGTGGCGCGGCCTGTCCTATGCCGGGCTCGCGTTCGAGATCCTGTCGAAGTTCATCACCGACATCCCGCCGGCGGACCTCGAGGCGATCTGCGACAAGACCTACACCGCCAAGGTGTATTGCCACGTGCGCAAGGGCGACGATGCCTCCGACATCACGCCGGTGCACTGGCTGGAAGAAGGCCGGTTCGGCCTGCTGGAGCTGTCCAACGGCCCGACGCTGGCCTTCAAGGACATGGCGATGCAACTGCTCGGCAACCTGTTCGAGTACGTGCTCGACAGGCGCGACGAGACGATCAACATCCTCGGCGCCACCTCGGGCGACACCGGCTCGGCGGCCGAGTACGCGATGCGCGGCAAGCACGGCGTGCGCGTCTTCATGCTGTCGCCGCACGGCAAGATGAGCGCCTTCCAGCGCGCCCAGATGTATTCGCTGCAGGACGACAACATCTTCAACATCGCCGTCACCGGGATGTTCGACGACGCGCAGGACATCGTGAAGGCGGTGTCCAACGACCATGCCTTCAAGGCCAGGCACAAGATCGGCGCGGTCAACTCGATCAACTGGGCGCGCGTCGCGGCCCAGATCGTGTACTACTTCAAGGGCTACTTCGCCGCCACGAAGAGCAACGACGAGCAGGTCGCCTTCTGCGTGCCGTCGGGCAACTTCGGCAACATCTGCGCCGGCCACATCGCACGCCGGATGGGGCTGCCGGTGGCGAAGCTGATCCTCGCCACCAACGAGAACGACGTGCTCGACGAGTTCTTCCGCACCGGCGTCTATCGTCCGCGCAAGGCCGCCGAGACGCACGTGACGTCCAGCCCGTCGATGGACATCTCCAAGGCGTCGAACTTCGAACGCTTCGTCTTCGACCTCGTCGGCCGCGATCCGCGGCGGGTCGCGGCGCTGTGGGCGGAAGTGGAGGCCGGCCGCGCCTTCGATCTGTCCGGCACGCCGGAATTCGCGCGCATCGCCGATTTCGCCTTCGTTACCGGAGCCAGCAGCCATGCCGACCGGCTGGCGACGATCCGCGAGGTCTTCGAACGGTACGGCGTGATGATCGACACCCATACCGCCGACGGCGTCAAGGTCGCGCGGCAGCATGCGGCCGAGGTGCCGGCCGGCGTGCCGCTGCTGGTGCTGGAGACCGCGCTGCCGGTAAAGTTCGCCGACACCATCGTCGAAGCCCTGGGCCGCGAGCCCGAGCGCCCGGCCGATCTCGAGGGCATCGAGAAGCTGCCGCAGCGCGTCGAGGTGATGGCGCCGGACGTCGAGGCGGTGAAGCGCTTCATCGCCGAACGGGTCTGA
- a CDS encoding Mut7-C RNAse domain-containing protein, with the protein MSDARQPAPPVTASFRFYEELNDFLAPHHRRQEFPACCARAATVKHMIEALGVPHTEVELVLVNGESSTFDRPLQDGDRVSVYPRFETFDITPLLRVRDHPLRQTRFIADAHLGGLAHLLRLTGFDTLYDNHYADDEIEAIAARDARIVLTRDRELLKRRTITHGCFVHALKPALQVAEIFDRLDLARSARPFTLCLECNAPLHTIDKALVADRLPAGVRERHARFSTCDLCRRIFWEGSHWQHMRTLVAHLLPHG; encoded by the coding sequence ATGAGCGACGCACGCCAGCCTGCTCCGCCCGTCACGGCGAGCTTTCGCTTCTACGAGGAACTGAACGACTTCCTCGCACCGCATCATCGCCGCCAGGAGTTCCCTGCGTGCTGCGCACGCGCGGCGACGGTCAAGCACATGATCGAGGCACTGGGCGTACCGCACACCGAGGTGGAACTGGTGCTGGTCAACGGGGAATCGTCCACCTTCGACCGTCCGCTGCAAGACGGCGACCGCGTGTCGGTCTATCCGCGCTTCGAGACCTTCGACATCACGCCGCTGTTGCGCGTGCGCGACCACCCGCTGCGGCAGACCCGCTTCATCGCCGACGCCCACCTCGGCGGCCTCGCCCACCTGCTGCGCCTGACCGGCTTCGACACGCTGTACGACAACCACTACGCCGACGACGAGATCGAGGCCATCGCCGCACGCGACGCCCGCATCGTGCTGACCCGCGACCGCGAACTGCTCAAGCGCCGCACGATCACCCACGGCTGCTTCGTGCATGCGCTCAAGCCGGCACTGCAGGTGGCCGAGATCTTCGACCGCCTCGACCTCGCGCGCAGCGCCCGCCCCTTCACGCTGTGCCTGGAATGCAACGCGCCGCTGCACACGATCGACAAGGCCCTGGTCGCGGACCGGCTCCCCGCCGGCGTGCGCGAGCGGCACGCGCGCTTCAGCACCTGCGACCTGTGCCGGCGCATCTTCTGGGAAGGCTCGCACTGGCAGCACATGCGCACCCTCGTCGCCCACCTGCTGCCGCACGGCTGA
- a CDS encoding DUF2946 family protein has protein sequence MSDAPIPAVAPHWPPVPACYGWLSLDRRGGWRLQREPVRHQGFVAFLNAHYGTDGSGAWLVRNGPQKVFVALDYTPWVLRLETDGRLTTHTGADAGRIDTVHIDDEGNVLLHAGCGIGLLDDRDLPRLLAQCRLADGAPAGDDALIALLAATAAPADVPAVRWRNLAVQPIRRAEVAQRFGFVPAPAPDPAPGSVP, from the coding sequence ATGTCCGATGCTCCCATTCCTGCGGTCGCTCCGCACTGGCCCCCGGTCCCGGCCTGCTACGGCTGGCTGTCCCTCGACCGCCGCGGCGGCTGGCGCCTGCAGCGCGAACCGGTGCGGCATCAGGGCTTCGTCGCCTTCCTGAACGCGCATTACGGAACGGATGGCAGCGGCGCCTGGCTGGTGCGCAACGGCCCGCAGAAGGTGTTCGTGGCGCTCGACTACACGCCGTGGGTGCTGCGGCTCGAAACCGACGGCCGGCTGACGACCCATACCGGCGCCGACGCCGGACGCATCGACACCGTCCATATCGACGACGAAGGCAACGTCCTGCTGCATGCCGGATGCGGCATCGGCCTGCTCGACGACCGCGACCTGCCGCGCCTTCTCGCGCAATGCCGCCTGGCCGACGGCGCCCCCGCCGGCGACGATGCGCTGATCGCCCTGCTGGCCGCCACGGCGGCGCCGGCAGACGTTCCCGCCGTGCGCTGGCGGAACCTGGCCGTGCAGCCCATCCGCCGCGCCGAGGTCGCGCAGCGCTTCGGTTTCGTGCCGGCCCCGGCGCCCGACCCCGCGCCCGGTTCCGTTCCATGA
- a CDS encoding DUF429 domain-containing protein, which produces MPDSRQPPATDGWTLLGVDFTSAPRRQKPITAAIGRLASGTLVLEHVEALPDWPSFEALLARPGPWLGGFDFPFGLPREAVADLGWPQDWPALVRHCAALGRGGFRAALDGHRRSRPAGRRYAHRATDLPARSHSPLKLVNPPVGLMFLEGAPRLLAAGVTVAGILAADPLRIALEAYPGLLARRITTAPYKSDDRAKQTAARRDSRACIVQALQAGHAPQRPPLAATGALPSQLVDDASGDHLDAALALVQAAAALRAGAPNFGLPAGVDTLEGWIAGA; this is translated from the coding sequence ATGCCTGATTCCCGGCAGCCGCCCGCCACGGATGGCTGGACGCTGCTCGGCGTCGACTTCACCTCGGCGCCGCGGCGGCAAAAGCCGATCACCGCCGCCATCGGCCGGCTGGCCAGCGGCACGCTCGTCCTCGAACACGTCGAGGCGCTGCCGGACTGGCCTTCGTTCGAGGCGCTGCTGGCGCGGCCCGGCCCCTGGCTGGGCGGCTTCGACTTCCCCTTCGGCCTGCCGCGCGAAGCCGTCGCCGATCTGGGCTGGCCGCAGGACTGGCCGGCGCTGGTGCGGCACTGCGCCGCGCTCGGACGCGGCGGCTTTCGCGCCGCGCTCGACGGCCATCGCCGGAGCCGCCCGGCCGGAAGACGCTACGCGCACCGCGCCACCGATCTGCCGGCACGCTCGCACAGCCCGCTGAAGCTGGTGAATCCGCCGGTGGGGCTGATGTTTCTCGAGGGCGCGCCGCGACTGCTGGCCGCGGGTGTCACGGTTGCCGGCATCCTGGCCGCCGATCCGCTGCGGATCGCGCTCGAAGCCTATCCGGGGCTGCTCGCCCGCCGCATCACCACCGCCCCGTACAAGAGCGACGACAGGGCGAAGCAGACGGCGGCGCGGCGCGACAGCCGCGCCTGCATCGTGCAGGCGCTGCAGGCCGGCCACGCACCGCAGCGCCCTCCGCTGGCCGCGACCGGTGCCCTGCCGTCGCAACTGGTCGACGACGCATCGGGCGACCATCTGGACGCGGCGCTCGCCCTCGTCCAGGCGGCGGCCGCGCTGCGCGCGGGGGCGCCGAACTTCGGCCTGCCCGCCGGGGTCGATACACTCGAGGGCTGGATCGCCGGCGCCTGA
- a CDS encoding histone deacetylase family protein codes for MKLYYADHFVLPLPAGHRFPMEKYSRLRERLSASGVFAASDFRVPDAAGDTEILRAHDAGYLARIVAGTLDAAQMRRIGFPWSPEMVERSRRSAGATLAACRSALEAGEGCAANLAGGTHHAHRDFGSGFCVFNDAAIAALAMRAEGRARRIAIIDCDVHQGDGSAAILAHEPEVFTCSLHGARNFPFHKQASDLDIELPDGTGDAAYLAALDGALGRIFDGFRPDLAIYLAGADPYEGDRLGRLSLSMAGLAARDERVLGTCRMAGVPVAIAMAGGYASPIDDTVAIHAGTVLAAARLFGAGGNGGIAPDA; via the coding sequence GTGAAGCTCTATTACGCCGACCACTTCGTGCTGCCCCTGCCCGCCGGGCACCGCTTTCCGATGGAGAAGTATTCGCGCCTGCGGGAGCGCCTGTCCGCCAGCGGCGTCTTCGCCGCGTCGGATTTCCGCGTGCCGGACGCCGCCGGCGACACCGAGATCCTGCGCGCGCACGACGCCGGCTATCTCGCCCGCATCGTCGCCGGCACGCTGGACGCCGCCCAGATGCGGCGCATCGGCTTTCCGTGGTCGCCGGAGATGGTGGAGCGCTCGCGCCGCTCCGCCGGGGCGACGCTGGCCGCCTGCCGCAGCGCGCTCGAAGCGGGCGAAGGCTGCGCGGCCAACCTCGCCGGCGGCACGCACCACGCGCACCGCGACTTCGGCTCGGGCTTCTGCGTGTTCAACGACGCCGCGATCGCCGCCCTGGCGATGCGCGCCGAGGGCCGCGCGCGCCGCATCGCGATCATCGACTGCGACGTGCACCAGGGCGACGGCAGCGCCGCCATCCTCGCGCACGAGCCCGAGGTCTTCACCTGCAGCCTGCACGGCGCCAGGAACTTTCCCTTCCACAAGCAGGCGAGCGATCTCGACATCGAACTGCCCGACGGCACCGGCGACGCTGCCTACCTGGCGGCGCTCGACGGCGCGCTCGGGCGCATCTTCGACGGCTTTCGCCCCGACCTGGCGATCTATCTCGCCGGCGCCGACCCCTACGAGGGCGACCGCCTCGGCCGCCTGTCGCTCAGCATGGCCGGCCTGGCCGCACGCGACGAGCGCGTGCTCGGAACCTGCCGCATGGCCGGCGTGCCGGTGGCGATCGCGATGGCCGGCGGCTACGCCAGCCCAATCGACGACACCGTGGCGATCCATGCCGGCACCGTGCTGGCCGCCGCGCGGCTGTTCGGCGCAGGCGGCAACGGGGGAATCGCGCCCGATGCCTGA
- a CDS encoding M20 aminoacylase family protein: MSVIESIRPHHAKLTAIRRDIHAHPELAFDEHRTADLVARHLEALGIETHRGIGGTGVVGVVRGGRGLRAIGLRADMDALPITERNDFAHRSTVQGCMHACGHDGHTTMLLGAAEVLAARRDFDGVVYLIFQPAEEGEGGAREMIADGLFDRFPMEAVFGMHNWPGLEAGTFAVHSGPVMASADRFDIRVFGVGAHAAMPHLGADPMPAAAALVLAAQTIVSRMLDPVDAAVVSITQFHAGEAYNVIPDRAELCGTVRAFSAGVQDRVEAALRRMCEGIAAAHGVRIDFEYRRGYPPTINTAAEAGECAAAARALVGAGRVSTSARPSLGAEDFAFFLQHKPGAYVWIGNGPGEGGCTLHNPNYDFNDDVIPTGVAYWAELARRLLPHGG, from the coding sequence ATGAGCGTCATCGAAAGCATCCGGCCCCATCATGCCAAGCTCACCGCGATCCGGCGCGACATCCATGCGCATCCCGAGCTGGCCTTCGACGAGCACCGCACGGCAGATCTGGTCGCGCGCCACCTCGAGGCGCTGGGCATCGAGACCCACCGCGGCATCGGCGGCACCGGCGTGGTGGGCGTGGTGCGCGGCGGGCGCGGGCTGCGCGCGATCGGCCTGCGCGCCGACATGGACGCACTGCCGATCACCGAGCGCAACGACTTCGCCCACCGCTCCACGGTGCAGGGCTGCATGCACGCCTGCGGCCACGACGGCCACACGACCATGCTGCTCGGCGCGGCGGAAGTGCTGGCGGCGCGGCGCGATTTCGACGGCGTGGTGTACCTGATCTTCCAGCCGGCGGAAGAAGGCGAAGGCGGCGCGCGCGAGATGATCGCCGACGGCCTGTTCGACCGTTTTCCGATGGAGGCGGTGTTCGGCATGCACAACTGGCCCGGCCTGGAAGCGGGCACCTTCGCGGTGCATTCCGGCCCGGTGATGGCGAGCGCGGACCGCTTCGACATCCGCGTGTTCGGCGTCGGCGCCCACGCGGCGATGCCGCACCTGGGCGCCGATCCCATGCCGGCCGCGGCGGCGCTGGTGCTGGCGGCGCAGACCATCGTGTCGCGCATGCTGGACCCGGTCGATGCGGCGGTGGTGTCGATCACCCAGTTCCACGCCGGGGAGGCGTACAACGTGATTCCCGACCGTGCCGAGCTGTGCGGCACGGTGCGCGCTTTTTCCGCCGGGGTGCAGGACCGCGTCGAGGCGGCGCTGCGGCGCATGTGCGAGGGCATTGCCGCCGCCCATGGCGTGCGCATCGACTTCGAATACCGCCGCGGCTACCCGCCGACGATCAACACTGCGGCCGAGGCCGGGGAGTGCGCCGCGGCCGCGCGCGCGCTGGTCGGCGCCGGGCGCGTCAGCACTTCGGCGCGGCCCAGCCTGGGGGCGGAGGATTTCGCCTTCTTCCTGCAGCACAAGCCGGGCGCCTACGTGTGGATCGGCAATGGTCCGGGCGAGGGCGGCTGCACGCTGCACAACCCGAACTACGACTTCAACGACGACGTGATCCCCACCGGCGTGGCCTACTGGGCCGAACTCGCGCGACGCCTGCTGCCGCACGGCGGCTGA